One genomic window of Augochlora pura isolate Apur16 chromosome 5, APUR_v2.2.1, whole genome shotgun sequence includes the following:
- the LOC144469810 gene encoding dynein axonemal assembly factor 5-like isoform X1: protein MSVETMNHKFVKLCVMLQSEEKKRRVLGLKEILQILESSPPESEIIDLWNAVNKSLHKILTDPAEICRDNVLEIFQLFIANLIPHDNYILYLLPILSRRLGSQELIENSEEVRLKSVTLLKLLILKYKYLLTSYIDDLIKILIRTISDNYPLVKRESCACVSEFAKNLSRHFYAHSEKFVKPILGNFSHQHYRVRIASIKSVGDLIQYGNSKCIEQVATPLAERLFDQNGLIRTAVIEVAGHWLLNLKDRYSWWHKILPLLLSGLHDELPELRKKAEILWNAVGELYISENENDEKLKDKMDFLTKAPDHYPNIARPNLGCRTIAQQTFSKLINGINLELGDWMADIRVRSAQLLCVFILNIEEDVTQHVEKLLPSMYRACNDDDIRVVENIEKAAEYLGYFVHPEIYCRLIIPTLEESPSVGHLKIFSAILRCSERCTLLPSLEKIGKFLQQSHICQSKKAAYQQQVLSCCDSLISVCKEDCKIISKDLFIVTFTVLSMAKEHTIKIRTKEFLNNIAHINELDNVENLYYEYIEGFNSLFSNSKSWSIYNPESQIFCACLIYIKTVLNFNINIMLPILKQTMANDADPELRLKHFILLSEYFNQGPFHEIIDINFCYQFLEDCIFPALIWSAGKTAEAIRTAAVCCLCAFLEKYKADCLLEKNQCSSENNIPLALDKIIPTLISLADDNSKKSRLYSLKALYLIVCIRKRSCNITEEFIHKMYPVLLKRLDDGCDNIRLASMEVLVKLWSFIPKDYNLLFNKAHVDTLYTTTIIYLDEPESEFQNYMLDSLKELAKVHPELLYQKLQNCKTNFRNQKGIETLVEHCQYILENNMSPDNMSNNA from the exons ATGTCTGTAGAGACTATGAatcataaatttgtaaaactttGCGTTATGTTGCAATCGGAAGAAAAGAAGCGTCGTGTACTTGGCTTGAAAgaaattctacaaattttaGAATCATCGCCACCTGAAAGTGAAATTATTGACCTGTGGAATGCTGTCAACAAAtcgttacataaaattttaactgATCCTGCTGAAATTTGTCGTGACAATGttctagaaatttttcaattatttatagctAATTTAATACCACAtgataattacattttgtatTTACTTCCAATTTTATCAAGACGACTGGGTTCACAGGAgctaatagaaaattcagaaGAAGTTAGACTGAAATCTGTTACATTATTGAagcttttaattttgaaatataaatacttgttGACATCATATATCGatgatttgattaaaatattaatacgtacTATATCAGATAATTATCCATTAGTTAAAAGAGAAAGTTGTGCTTGTGTATCTgaatttgctaaaaatttgtcaagacatttttatgctcattctgaaaaatttgtaaagcCAATTTTGGGTAACTTTTCACACCAACATTATAGAGTTAGAATTGCTTCGATTAAATCTGTTGGAGATTTGATTCAGTATGGAAATAGTAAATGTATTGAACAGGTGGCTACTCCTTTAGCTGAAAGATTATTCGATCAAAATGGGCTTATTAGAACTg cTGTAATAGAAGTAGCAGGTCACTGGCtcttaaatttaaaagatcgGTACAGTTGGTGGCATAAAATTCTTCCACTGCTTTTATCAGGCCTTCATGATGAATTACCAGAACTAAGAAAAAAGGCAGAGATTCTTTGGAATGCTGTAGGGGAATTATATATATCAGAAAATGAGAATGACGAAAAGCTCAAAGATAAAATGGATTTTCTTACCAAAGCTCCTGATCACTATCCTAATA TTGCCAGGCCAAATTTAGGCTGTCGAACAATAGCACAGCAAACTTTCAGTAAATTGATTAATGGAATTAACTTAGAGTTAGGAGATTGGATGGCAGACATAAGAGTGAGATCTGCACAATTACtttgtgtatttattttaaatatagaagaagATGTAACACAACACGTTGAAAAACTTTTACCATCTATGTatcg AGCCTGTAATGATGACGATATAAGAGTTGTGGAGAACATAGAGAAAGCAGCAGAATATTTAGGATATTTTGTACATCCTGAAATCTACTGTCGCTTAATAATTCCCACACTTGAAGAATCTCCATCAGTTGgtcacttaaaaatattttctgcaattcTAAGATGTAGTGAACGATGCACACTTCTTCCATCATTGGAAAAAATCGGGAAATTCTTGCAGCAATCGCATATTTGTCAAAGTAAAAAGGCAGCATATCAACAACAAGTTTTGTCCTGTTGTGATTCTTTAATTTCGGTATGCAAGGAg gattgtaaaattatatcaaaggATTTATTCATAGTAACATTCACTGTTCTATCAATGGCAAAAGAACATACAATTAAGATAagaacaaaagaatttttaaataatattgcacaCATCAATGAATTGGACAATGTGGAAAATCTgtattatgaatatattgaAGGGttcaattcattattttccaaCAGTAAATCATGGTCCATCTACAATCCTGAGTCTCAAATTTTTTGTGCAtgcttaatttatattaaaacagttcttaattttaacataaacATTATGCTgccaattttaaaacaaactaTGGCAAATGATGCTGATCCTGAACTACgattaaaacatttcattttgttatcAGAGTACTTTAATCAAGGACcttttcatgaaattatagatataaatttctGCTATCAATTTTTGGAAGATTGTATATTTCCTGCTTTAATTTGGAGTGCAGGAAAAACTGCTGAAGCTATACGTACTGCAGCTGTATGCTGTCTGTGTGCattcttagaaaaatataaagcagACTGTCTACTGGAGAAAAATCAATGTTCATCAGAGAACAATATTCCTTTAGCAttggataaaataattcctacTCTCATTAGTCTAGCAGAtgataattctaaaaaaagtAGACTTTATTCTTTAAAGGCTCTATATCTAATAGTGTGCATCAGAAAAAGATCTTGTAACATCACTGAAGAATTTATACACAAAATGTATCCTGTACTTTTAAAAAGACTAGATGATGGATGTGACAATATTAGATTGGCATCTATGGAAGTTCTAGTAAAACTTTGGAGTTTTATACCTAAggattataatttactttttaataaagctCATGTAGATACTTTATATACtacaactataatatatttagatgaACCAGAAagtgaatttcaaaattatatgctag ATAGTTTAAAAGAATTGGCAAAGGTGCATCCAGAACTACTGTATCAAAAACTTCAAAACTGcaaaacaaattttagaaatcaaAAGGGCATAGAAACCCTTGTAGAACATtgtcaatatattttagaaaataatatgagTCCAGATAACATGTCCAATAACGcgtga
- the LOC144469810 gene encoding dynein axonemal assembly factor 5-like isoform X2: MSVETMNHKFVKLCVMLQSEEKKRRVLGLKEILQILESSPPESEIIDLWNAVNKSLHKILTDPAEICRDNVLEIFQLFIANLIPHDNYILYLLPILSRRLGSQELIENSEEVRLKSVTLLKLLILKYKYLLTSYIDDLIKILIRTISDNYPLVKRESCACVSEFAKNLSRHFYAHSEKFVKPILGNFSHQHYRVRIASIKSVGDLIQYGNSKCIEQVATPLAERLFDQNGLIRTAVIEVAGHWLLNLKDRYSWWHKILPLLLSGLHDELPELRKKAEILWNAVGELYISENENDEKLKDKMDFLTKAPDHYPNIARPNLGCRTIAQQTFSKLINGINLELGDWMADIRVRSAQLLCVFILNIEEDVTQHVEKLLPSMYRACNDDDIRVVENIEKAAEYLGYFVHPEIYCRLIIPTLEESPSVGHLKIFSAILRCSERCTLLPSLEKIGKFLQQSHICQSKKAAYQQQVLSCCDSLISDCKIISKDLFIVTFTVLSMAKEHTIKIRTKEFLNNIAHINELDNVENLYYEYIEGFNSLFSNSKSWSIYNPESQIFCACLIYIKTVLNFNINIMLPILKQTMANDADPELRLKHFILLSEYFNQGPFHEIIDINFCYQFLEDCIFPALIWSAGKTAEAIRTAAVCCLCAFLEKYKADCLLEKNQCSSENNIPLALDKIIPTLISLADDNSKKSRLYSLKALYLIVCIRKRSCNITEEFIHKMYPVLLKRLDDGCDNIRLASMEVLVKLWSFIPKDYNLLFNKAHVDTLYTTTIIYLDEPESEFQNYMLDSLKELAKVHPELLYQKLQNCKTNFRNQKGIETLVEHCQYILENNMSPDNMSNNA, encoded by the exons ATGTCTGTAGAGACTATGAatcataaatttgtaaaactttGCGTTATGTTGCAATCGGAAGAAAAGAAGCGTCGTGTACTTGGCTTGAAAgaaattctacaaattttaGAATCATCGCCACCTGAAAGTGAAATTATTGACCTGTGGAATGCTGTCAACAAAtcgttacataaaattttaactgATCCTGCTGAAATTTGTCGTGACAATGttctagaaatttttcaattatttatagctAATTTAATACCACAtgataattacattttgtatTTACTTCCAATTTTATCAAGACGACTGGGTTCACAGGAgctaatagaaaattcagaaGAAGTTAGACTGAAATCTGTTACATTATTGAagcttttaattttgaaatataaatacttgttGACATCATATATCGatgatttgattaaaatattaatacgtacTATATCAGATAATTATCCATTAGTTAAAAGAGAAAGTTGTGCTTGTGTATCTgaatttgctaaaaatttgtcaagacatttttatgctcattctgaaaaatttgtaaagcCAATTTTGGGTAACTTTTCACACCAACATTATAGAGTTAGAATTGCTTCGATTAAATCTGTTGGAGATTTGATTCAGTATGGAAATAGTAAATGTATTGAACAGGTGGCTACTCCTTTAGCTGAAAGATTATTCGATCAAAATGGGCTTATTAGAACTg cTGTAATAGAAGTAGCAGGTCACTGGCtcttaaatttaaaagatcgGTACAGTTGGTGGCATAAAATTCTTCCACTGCTTTTATCAGGCCTTCATGATGAATTACCAGAACTAAGAAAAAAGGCAGAGATTCTTTGGAATGCTGTAGGGGAATTATATATATCAGAAAATGAGAATGACGAAAAGCTCAAAGATAAAATGGATTTTCTTACCAAAGCTCCTGATCACTATCCTAATA TTGCCAGGCCAAATTTAGGCTGTCGAACAATAGCACAGCAAACTTTCAGTAAATTGATTAATGGAATTAACTTAGAGTTAGGAGATTGGATGGCAGACATAAGAGTGAGATCTGCACAATTACtttgtgtatttattttaaatatagaagaagATGTAACACAACACGTTGAAAAACTTTTACCATCTATGTatcg AGCCTGTAATGATGACGATATAAGAGTTGTGGAGAACATAGAGAAAGCAGCAGAATATTTAGGATATTTTGTACATCCTGAAATCTACTGTCGCTTAATAATTCCCACACTTGAAGAATCTCCATCAGTTGgtcacttaaaaatattttctgcaattcTAAGATGTAGTGAACGATGCACACTTCTTCCATCATTGGAAAAAATCGGGAAATTCTTGCAGCAATCGCATATTTGTCAAAGTAAAAAGGCAGCATATCAACAACAAGTTTTGTCCTGTTGTGATTCTTTAATTTCG gattgtaaaattatatcaaaggATTTATTCATAGTAACATTCACTGTTCTATCAATGGCAAAAGAACATACAATTAAGATAagaacaaaagaatttttaaataatattgcacaCATCAATGAATTGGACAATGTGGAAAATCTgtattatgaatatattgaAGGGttcaattcattattttccaaCAGTAAATCATGGTCCATCTACAATCCTGAGTCTCAAATTTTTTGTGCAtgcttaatttatattaaaacagttcttaattttaacataaacATTATGCTgccaattttaaaacaaactaTGGCAAATGATGCTGATCCTGAACTACgattaaaacatttcattttgttatcAGAGTACTTTAATCAAGGACcttttcatgaaattatagatataaatttctGCTATCAATTTTTGGAAGATTGTATATTTCCTGCTTTAATTTGGAGTGCAGGAAAAACTGCTGAAGCTATACGTACTGCAGCTGTATGCTGTCTGTGTGCattcttagaaaaatataaagcagACTGTCTACTGGAGAAAAATCAATGTTCATCAGAGAACAATATTCCTTTAGCAttggataaaataattcctacTCTCATTAGTCTAGCAGAtgataattctaaaaaaagtAGACTTTATTCTTTAAAGGCTCTATATCTAATAGTGTGCATCAGAAAAAGATCTTGTAACATCACTGAAGAATTTATACACAAAATGTATCCTGTACTTTTAAAAAGACTAGATGATGGATGTGACAATATTAGATTGGCATCTATGGAAGTTCTAGTAAAACTTTGGAGTTTTATACCTAAggattataatttactttttaataaagctCATGTAGATACTTTATATACtacaactataatatatttagatgaACCAGAAagtgaatttcaaaattatatgctag ATAGTTTAAAAGAATTGGCAAAGGTGCATCCAGAACTACTGTATCAAAAACTTCAAAACTGcaaaacaaattttagaaatcaaAAGGGCATAGAAACCCTTGTAGAACATtgtcaatatattttagaaaataatatgagTCCAGATAACATGTCCAATAACGcgtga
- the LOC144469817 gene encoding rho GDP-dissociation inhibitor 2-like: protein MSQSNADHIEAVEEELEVESNYKPPPEKTIEQILETDKEDESLRKYKETLLGEAKSGGIVVDPNDPRKVIVKKLALCVADRPDMELDLTGDLSQLKKQTFVIKEGVSYKIRIDFIVQREIVHGLKYVQKTYRLGVPVDKMMHMVGSYPPKTEVQSYTTPAEDAPAGVMARGAYSVSSLFTDDDKHEHLKWEWSFEIKKDWKE, encoded by the exons ATGTCACAGTCGAATGCAGATCACATAGAGGCTGTGGAAGAGGAATTGGAAGTAGAATCTAATTACAAGCCTCCACCAGAGAAAACAATTGAACAGATTTTAGAAACAGATAAAGAAGATGAaagtttacgtaaatataaagaaacacTTTTAGGAGAAGCAAAGTCTGGTGGTATTGTTGTAG ATCCTAACGATCCAAGGAAggtaatagtaaaaaaattagCATTATGTGTTGCGGACCGACCAGATATGGAATTGGATTTAACGGGTGATCTATCTCAACTGAAGAAACaaacatttgtaataaaagaaggcgttagttataaaataaggATTGACTTTATTGTGCAGCGTGAAATTGTGCATGgtttaaaatatgttcaaaAGACATATCGGCTTGGAGTACCTG TGGATAAGATGATGCATATGGTTGGTTCTTACCCGCCAAAAACAGAAGTGCAATCATACACAACACCAGCAGAGGATGCACCAGCTGGAGTAATGGCGCGTGGTGCCTATAGTGTAAGCTCCTTGTTTACTGATGATGACAAGCATGAACATCTAAAGTGGGAGTGGTCGTTTGAAATTAAGAAAGACTGGAAAGAATAA